From Candidatus Thermoplasmatota archaeon:
GAACCGCCTCCTTTGCTCTTGTCGCCTTGCCGGGTGAGTTAGCACTTGCCAGATGCCTAACTGGATTGCCTGTCATTCGTATTCTTCTCCTCGAGCCGCAGCCAGCCCAACGTCAATTCGGCCACTGCAGCATAGAAAGCACTGTCATAGTCCATGACTTTCGTGCAGAATTGCGGCACCCACGTCAGGATGTGGTCTGACAGGAAATCGTTCTGGAATGATGTGAAATCGGTTACGTTCTTCAAATCTGCAGCGATGCGATACTCCGCCTCCTTTTTGCAAAGGTATGCCATGAAGCCAAGTTCGAATCCAATGTGGTCCGGAGGTTCACCTCCACGAACTTCTAGCCCGGCCTTGTGGTAGAGCGCCAGTACGTCAGAAGTCGCATCCGACATCACGATTTCCGACCTATAGACGGATTCGTAAGGAGGTGGAGGTCCGTATCCCCTGCGTATGCCTCGAAAGATTCGCACGTAATCTTCCTGAAGGCGTGTGAGAACCTCGTTCTCCCTCTCTTTGCTGAAGGAGACGGCAGTTCTCAGAACGGCAAGGTCTTCCAGCAACTCCTCGGAGCCTGGCACACCCTCGAAGAGCTTTCTCAGTTCTTC
This genomic window contains:
- a CDS encoding molecular chaperone TorD family protein, whose protein sequence is MYEFLSYAYTKNPSASFLDSLRSIEFSTGLEELRKLFEGVPGSEELLEDLAVLRTAVSFSKERENEVLTRLQEDYVRIFRGIRRGYGPPPPYESVYRSEIVMSDATSDVLALYHKAGLEVRGGEPPDHIGFELGFMAYLCKKEAEYRIAADLKNVTDFTSFQNDFLSDHILTWVPQFCTKVMDYDSAFYAAVAELTLGWLRLEEKNTNDRQSS